A region from the Terriglobales bacterium genome encodes:
- a CDS encoding patatin-like phospholipase family protein — MNKIGKVARGIGAFARQFGHTRQSPIQPTQPTKEPSIGLALGGGFARGLSHIGVLKVLEQEGIPVRFVAGTSVGSVIGAAYCSGISAKELEEIAALVRFKHFARWTISRLGIATNDRMSGFLRKMLKVHTFEELKIPLAVTATDFVTGDAVVFRSGDLIEPVRASCAYPGMFLPVNIDGRLLIDGLLGHAVPTVPLREMGADRVIGVYLSAHWVNLSGPRHVFDVIGQCFSIAQQKMCGLWESAADVIITPDVRGFSYDGFERAPELIAAGEKVARAALPQIESWLAKPKEAKVKLPAGVIAPVHP; from the coding sequence TTGAACAAGATAGGTAAAGTCGCACGTGGCATCGGAGCATTTGCCCGGCAGTTCGGTCATACACGCCAAAGCCCTATCCAGCCAACACAACCAACGAAAGAACCGTCGATTGGCCTCGCGCTGGGAGGCGGCTTTGCCCGGGGTTTGTCCCATATTGGCGTACTCAAGGTTTTGGAGCAGGAAGGCATTCCGGTCAGGTTCGTGGCCGGCACCAGCGTCGGCTCGGTGATTGGCGCCGCATATTGCAGCGGCATTTCGGCGAAAGAACTGGAAGAGATCGCGGCGCTCGTTCGGTTCAAGCATTTTGCGCGGTGGACAATTTCGCGATTGGGAATCGCGACCAACGACCGGATGTCGGGCTTCCTGCGAAAAATGCTGAAGGTTCACACGTTTGAGGAATTGAAGATTCCGCTCGCCGTGACTGCAACGGATTTCGTGACGGGAGATGCGGTTGTTTTCCGCTCCGGCGATCTCATTGAACCCGTTCGCGCCAGTTGCGCCTATCCGGGCATGTTCCTACCGGTGAACATCGATGGCCGGCTCTTGATCGACGGCTTGCTCGGACACGCCGTACCCACCGTGCCGCTGCGGGAGATGGGCGCCGATCGAGTGATTGGGGTCTACCTGAGCGCGCATTGGGTGAACTTGAGCGGCCCTCGCCACGTGTTCGACGTCATCGGGCAATGCTTCTCCATCGCACAGCAAAAGATGTGCGGGCTATGGGAATCGGCCGCCGATGTGATTATTACGCCCGATGTGCGCGGGTTCAGCTACGACGGCTTCGAGCGCGCGCCAGAACTGATCGCCGCCGGAGAGAAAGTTGCACGCGCGGCACTGCCGCAAATTGAATCATGGTTGGCAAAACCGAAAGAAGCAAAGGTCAAACTTCCGGCAGGCGTGATTGCGCCCGTGCATCCATAG
- a CDS encoding NUDIX domain-containing protein, which produces MKHRWWVAAIEPQGRRSPAAKPSPRESTLALPKGAVDAGETAEQTALREVHEETGVIAETIEKLKDIKYYYIRSWGDHQRVFKIVSFYLLAYKAGKLGNISPEMKKEVRRALWIPLEDAGKELSYPGERDVARLAAEWVLGHPELEDRFAPGGAKAAKAADPNPE; this is translated from the coding sequence ATGAAGCACCGATGGTGGGTCGCAGCCATTGAGCCGCAAGGACGCCGCAGCCCAGCAGCCAAGCCGAGCCCTCGCGAATCGACGCTTGCCCTGCCGAAAGGCGCGGTAGATGCCGGGGAAACCGCCGAACAGACCGCTCTGCGCGAGGTTCACGAAGAGACCGGCGTTATCGCTGAAACGATCGAAAAACTCAAGGACATCAAGTATTACTACATTCGCAGTTGGGGCGATCACCAGCGGGTGTTCAAGATCGTCAGCTTCTACCTCCTGGCCTACAAAGCCGGCAAACTGGGCAATATCTCGCCGGAAATGAAGAAAGAAGTTCGGCGGGCCCTGTGGATCCCTCTGGAAGATGCCGGCAAGGAACTGTCGTATCCGGGCGAACGCGATGTTGCACGGCTCGCAGCCGAATGGGTACTCGGGCACCCAGAACTCGAGGATCGTTTTGCACCGGGCGGTGCGAAGGCTGCCAAGGCGGCCGACCCAAATCCGGAATAA
- a CDS encoding class I SAM-dependent methyltransferase: MSNPGTPSSPARAYDPFAAVYHRDIAGHFYRKAFLAIEKLLLSKIPRGGAVLDLCCGSGEMARELSARGYRVVGLDGSPEMAKIARANAPQAKFFVADAKCFSAAPVFDAVLSSFNSLAHAHDANELRLILQNAKAALKPHGILLFDLSMEEQYAAKWRGSFGEVHEDVSWIVRASFNADARLARNDITLFRKNGTSWKREDFSFSQTCHSRTEVENAALANGFSHIESFDAEKDLGIEKEGGRRFFRCQ; the protein is encoded by the coding sequence ATGTCCAATCCAGGAACCCCATCCAGTCCGGCCAGGGCCTACGATCCCTTTGCTGCCGTTTACCACCGCGATATCGCCGGACATTTCTACCGTAAAGCATTTCTCGCCATCGAGAAGCTGCTACTCTCCAAAATTCCCCGAGGCGGCGCAGTTCTGGACCTGTGCTGCGGATCAGGGGAGATGGCACGGGAGTTGTCGGCGAGGGGTTATCGGGTAGTCGGCCTCGATGGCTCACCGGAAATGGCCAAGATCGCCCGCGCGAACGCGCCACAAGCGAAGTTTTTCGTTGCCGATGCGAAATGCTTTTCCGCAGCCCCTGTCTTCGACGCAGTGCTCTCGAGTTTCAACAGTCTCGCTCATGCGCATGACGCGAACGAACTTCGACTCATTCTTCAGAATGCCAAAGCTGCGCTCAAGCCTCATGGTATTTTGCTCTTCGATCTGAGCATGGAGGAACAGTACGCGGCAAAGTGGCGCGGCTCCTTTGGTGAAGTGCACGAGGACGTTTCGTGGATTGTTCGGGCCAGCTTCAATGCTGATGCGAGACTTGCCCGCAACGACATTACGTTGTTCCGGAAGAACGGTACTTCATGGAAACGTGAAGATTTTTCTTTTTCACAGACCTGCCATTCGCGAACCGAGGTAGAGAACGCAGCACTCGCAAACGGATTCAGTCACATCGAATCGTTTGATGCCGAAAAAGATCTGGGAATCGAGAAAGAGGGCGGGCGGCGATTCTTTCGATGTCAGTAG